The following proteins are encoded in a genomic region of Falsibacillus albus:
- a CDS encoding polysaccharide deacetylase family protein, protein MNFFVTLNGRNIKKVLLVIMISFFTALFFYSENLGYYPVFSTKAGPKAVYQGDKGIALTFNIGWGDVQAEPILDTLEKLNVKSATFFLSGEWAERHPDLVQRIVKQGYEVGSLGYSYADYIDLKDAEVRRDMMKSQEVFKKLNLKQVKLLRSPTGHFDKRTIKIADQLGLTVVHWSINSDDWKSPGVQNIVQNIEGAKQGDILLFHASDSAKQTAVALPDIISYLKKKGPFVSVSDMLANGNVKTTLVP, encoded by the coding sequence ATGAATTTTTTTGTGACCTTGAATGGACGAAACATCAAAAAGGTTTTGCTTGTCATTATGATTTCTTTTTTTACTGCTTTGTTTTTTTATAGTGAAAACCTCGGGTATTATCCTGTCTTTTCAACCAAGGCAGGGCCAAAAGCTGTATACCAGGGTGATAAGGGAATTGCGCTTACCTTTAATATCGGCTGGGGTGATGTTCAGGCTGAGCCGATATTGGACACACTAGAAAAATTGAATGTCAAATCCGCCACTTTTTTTCTCTCAGGTGAATGGGCCGAACGCCATCCTGACCTTGTACAGCGGATTGTGAAGCAAGGCTATGAAGTCGGGAGCTTGGGGTATTCCTATGCTGATTATATTGATTTAAAGGATGCCGAAGTCAGGCGTGACATGATGAAATCGCAGGAAGTGTTTAAAAAATTGAATTTGAAGCAGGTCAAATTACTGCGCTCTCCTACGGGGCATTTTGACAAGCGGACCATAAAGATAGCCGATCAATTAGGATTGACCGTCGTCCATTGGAGCATTAATTCCGATGACTGGAAAAGTCCCGGCGTTCAAAACATCGTTCAAAACATCGAAGGCGCGAAGCAAGGCGACATTCTATTATTCCACGCTTCCGACTCCGCTAAACAAACCGCAGTTGCCTTGCCGGATATAATTTCTTATTTAAAGAAAAAAGGTCCATTTGTGTCTGTTTCGGATATGCTTGCAAATGGAAATGTAAAGACCACATTGGTGCCATAA
- a CDS encoding KinB-signaling pathway activation protein, whose translation MTIRNWIKLFFTTLLVGGITAGVIGFIVRWGEFAPLFAKMEIGQIFSVLIWLIGVGFTFSVISQMGFFAYLTIHQFGLRMFRSLWNGVQVIVILLVLFDLVYFRFKAFADKGESIVPYILLAIVIMAAALVTSWAKTRQTNKNTFISAMFFMVVVTILEWLPVLTVNEKSWLYLMLFTLLACNTYQLLILPKYNQQSKRQMEERGKQQKGADKST comes from the coding sequence GTGACAATCCGAAATTGGATTAAATTGTTTTTCACGACGTTGTTGGTCGGTGGAATAACAGCTGGAGTTATTGGCTTTATCGTTAGATGGGGTGAATTTGCACCGTTGTTTGCCAAAATGGAAATCGGTCAGATTTTCTCAGTGTTGATATGGTTGATCGGAGTGGGCTTCACTTTCAGTGTGATTAGCCAAATGGGTTTTTTTGCTTATTTAACAATACATCAATTCGGTCTTAGAATGTTCCGCTCACTTTGGAATGGCGTCCAAGTCATTGTCATTCTTCTTGTTTTATTCGATCTTGTTTACTTCAGATTTAAAGCGTTTGCAGATAAAGGGGAGAGCATAGTCCCTTATATCCTGCTGGCTATTGTCATTATGGCAGCGGCTTTGGTCACTTCTTGGGCAAAGACGAGGCAAACGAATAAAAACACATTTATTTCAGCGATGTTCTTCATGGTTGTCGTTACAATATTAGAGTGGCTCCCTGTTCTGACCGTCAACGAAAAAAGTTGGCTATACTTGATGCTTTTCACACTTCTAGCCTGCAATACATACCAATTGCTTATTCTGCCAAAATATAACCAGCAGTCAAAGCGGCAAATGGAGGAGCGGGGTAAACAGCAGAAGGGGGCGGACAAATCAACGTAA
- the gerD gene encoding spore germination lipoprotein GerD: protein MKKMVLLLLTFSVVFLSSCSGGGGSSSSGQMDYDQTKKMVVDILKSDDGKKALKDVMSDDKMKQELIMDQGIVTHTIEKTLTSDKGAEFWKKAFEDPKFTEAMAKSMKKENEKLLKDLMKDPEYQGMMMDIFKDPEYQKVVLQILKSKEYREHLQNVLMETVDSPLFKTKIQSLLMKAAEDMKSGGSQGQQGGQGNQQGQGQSQGQSSSSSS, encoded by the coding sequence ATGAAAAAAATGGTCCTCTTGCTCCTCACATTTTCTGTAGTTTTTCTTTCCTCTTGTTCCGGCGGCGGGGGATCCAGCAGCAGTGGACAAATGGATTATGATCAAACAAAAAAAATGGTTGTCGATATACTCAAGTCAGACGATGGAAAAAAAGCGCTTAAAGATGTTATGTCGGATGACAAGATGAAGCAAGAGCTGATAATGGATCAAGGTATTGTGACACATACGATTGAAAAAACTCTCACATCTGATAAGGGTGCGGAATTTTGGAAAAAAGCTTTTGAAGATCCAAAATTCACAGAGGCAATGGCTAAAAGCATGAAAAAGGAAAATGAAAAGCTGTTGAAGGATTTGATGAAGGACCCAGAGTACCAAGGGATGATGATGGATATATTTAAAGATCCCGAATACCAAAAGGTCGTTCTCCAAATTTTGAAAAGCAAGGAATACCGTGAACATTTGCAAAACGTCCTTATGGAAACGGTAGATAGTCCTTTATTCAAAACTAAAATTCAATCGCTGCTGATGAAAGCAGCCGAGGATATGAAGAGCGGCGGCTCACAAGGCCAGCAAGGCGGACAAGGAAACCAGCAGGGTCAGGGCCAGAGTCAAGGCCAATCATCTTCTTCATCTTCTTAA
- a CDS encoding Mrp/NBP35 family ATP-binding protein, with protein MLTEQQVFDLLKDIQDPFLHKSFGELDSIEEIKIKEEKQHVSVKILLAKTGGGEQLQIQQKIVGILKNEGAETVGIRFGELPEEVLNRYRESLSGQADGGLLSPASKTTFIAIASGKGGVGKSTVSVNLAVSLARQGKKVGLIDADIYGFSVPDMMGIVKRPVVRGERIIPVERFGVKVISMGFFVEDNAPVIWRGPMLGKMLNNFFTEVEWGELDYLLLDLPPGTGDVALDLHTMLPHCKEIIVTTPHPTAAFVAARAGAMALRTEHEIIGVIENMSYFESQLTGEREYVFGEGGGKKLAEELRTELLGQLPLRQPDWDENDFAPSIYAEDHQLGKIYHDIAGKVIDVLSK; from the coding sequence GTGTTAACAGAACAACAGGTATTTGATTTGCTTAAGGATATCCAAGATCCTTTTTTACATAAGAGCTTCGGTGAGTTGGATTCAATCGAAGAAATCAAAATTAAAGAAGAGAAGCAGCATGTAAGCGTCAAGATTCTTTTGGCCAAAACAGGCGGAGGGGAACAGCTGCAAATTCAGCAAAAAATTGTGGGCATTCTTAAAAATGAAGGCGCCGAAACAGTGGGAATCCGTTTTGGGGAACTGCCTGAAGAAGTATTGAACCGCTACCGCGAGAGCCTTTCAGGTCAGGCGGATGGAGGCCTGCTTTCTCCTGCAAGCAAAACCACTTTCATTGCGATCGCAAGTGGAAAGGGCGGGGTCGGAAAATCCACGGTTTCTGTCAATTTAGCCGTTTCCCTTGCGCGGCAAGGAAAAAAGGTTGGTTTGATTGATGCCGATATTTATGGGTTCAGTGTTCCGGATATGATGGGAATCGTCAAGCGTCCGGTTGTCCGCGGGGAAAGAATCATCCCTGTTGAGCGCTTTGGAGTGAAAGTCATCTCCATGGGATTCTTTGTGGAGGACAACGCCCCAGTCATCTGGAGAGGGCCGATGCTTGGCAAAATGCTCAACAACTTCTTTACCGAAGTGGAGTGGGGAGAGCTGGATTACTTGCTGTTGGACTTGCCTCCAGGAACTGGTGATGTAGCACTCGATTTACATACGATGCTTCCGCACTGCAAGGAAATCATCGTGACGACTCCGCACCCTACAGCTGCTTTTGTTGCGGCAAGAGCAGGCGCCATGGCGCTGAGAACGGAGCATGAAATCATCGGAGTCATTGAAAATATGTCTTATTTTGAAAGTCAGTTGACCGGTGAACGTGAATATGTGTTTGGTGAAGGCGGAGGTAAAAAGCTTGCAGAAGAGCTGAGAACAGAACTTCTTGGACAGCTTCCGCTAAGACAGCCTGATTGGGATGAAAATGATTTTGCCCCATCGATCTATGCTGAAGACCACCAACTAGGGAAGATATATCATGATATCGCCGGCAAGGTCATTGATGTATTATCGAAATAA
- the cwlD gene encoding N-acetylmuramoyl-L-alanine amidase CwlD, whose amino-acid sequence MGRRMKLGIFIASALVLFLLFQFKLYENDSWKSWNLPLSGKIIYLDAGHGGPDGGAGDQDALEKDISLKVTLKVRDYLQEQGALVILTREKDQDLAAEDTKGYSRRKTEDLKKRLKLINESKADLFISIHLNSIPSPQWSGAQTFFAPQYEENQKVAKFIQDELVKNLQNTNREAKAINNVYILKHAKKPGALVEVGFLSNPSERARLKKDDYQEKISASIYNGIMRYFTNEPSLK is encoded by the coding sequence ATGGGAAGAAGGATGAAGCTTGGAATTTTTATCGCCAGCGCCTTAGTCTTATTTTTGCTTTTTCAATTTAAGCTATATGAGAATGATTCCTGGAAATCCTGGAATCTGCCTTTATCGGGTAAGATTATTTATTTGGATGCAGGACATGGCGGACCGGATGGCGGTGCGGGCGATCAAGATGCCTTAGAAAAAGATATTTCCTTGAAAGTCACGCTAAAGGTGCGTGATTATTTGCAGGAACAAGGTGCACTTGTCATTTTGACGAGGGAAAAGGATCAAGATTTGGCTGCAGAGGATACGAAAGGTTATAGCAGAAGGAAAACGGAGGATTTGAAAAAAAGGCTTAAATTAATTAATGAATCGAAAGCCGATTTATTTATCAGCATCCATCTCAATTCAATACCATCTCCACAATGGAGTGGCGCTCAAACTTTTTTTGCACCACAATACGAAGAAAATCAAAAGGTTGCCAAATTCATTCAGGATGAATTGGTGAAAAATCTTCAAAATACAAATCGGGAAGCGAAGGCCATCAATAATGTATATATATTGAAGCATGCCAAAAAACCAGGCGCACTTGTGGAAGTTGGATTCCTCTCCAATCCATCTGAAAGGGCCCGACTAAAAAAAGACGACTACCAAGAAAAAATATCAGCTTCCATCTATAATGGGATTATGAGATATTTTACAAATGAACCCAGCTTAAAATAA
- a CDS encoding YbaK family protein produces MNVITTFTTKKREKQIKSERKLLKELSIQMLKKSVQQHFDAIRVQGGVFLQQGLEEGCYDVAIEAFLLGAQFSRFAPLGESSEKIQQRCEKEMKHLIDTLYNFWLYWGKLGDEVIFNDSLYFLCESFIEYWWSEGFTRGERRRKLRLH; encoded by the coding sequence ATGAACGTGATTACGACGTTTACAACTAAGAAAAGAGAAAAACAAATCAAATCAGAACGCAAGCTCCTAAAAGAGCTTTCCATACAAATGCTTAAGAAAAGTGTACAGCAGCACTTTGATGCCATCCGTGTGCAAGGCGGTGTGTTCCTGCAGCAGGGATTGGAAGAAGGCTGCTATGATGTAGCGATAGAAGCTTTCCTTCTTGGAGCGCAATTCAGCAGGTTTGCACCATTAGGGGAATCGAGTGAGAAGATCCAGCAAAGATGTGAAAAGGAGATGAAGCATCTCATCGACACCTTATACAACTTTTGGCTGTATTGGGGGAAGCTTGGGGATGAAGTCATCTTTAACGATTCATTATATTTTTTGTGTGAAAGCTTTATCGAGTATTGGTGGAGTGAAGGCTTTACAAGGGGGGAGAGAAGGAGAAAGCTTCGCCTGCATTAA
- the rpsI gene encoding 30S ribosomal protein S9 — protein sequence MAQVQYIGTGRRKSSVARVRLVPGEGKIVINDREVENYIPFAALREVIKQPLVATETLGSYDVLVNVNGGGYTGQAGAIRHGIARALLQADPEFRGTLKRAGLLTRDARMKERKKYGLKGARRAPQFSKR from the coding sequence TTGGCACAAGTTCAATATATCGGAACAGGTCGTCGTAAAAGTTCTGTTGCACGTGTACGTTTAGTACCGGGCGAAGGAAAAATCGTAATCAATGATCGTGAAGTTGAAAACTACATTCCGTTTGCTGCTTTGCGTGAAGTAATCAAACAACCTCTAGTTGCTACTGAAACTCTTGGCAGCTACGATGTTCTTGTTAACGTAAACGGTGGTGGATACACTGGTCAAGCTGGAGCAATCCGTCACGGAATCGCTCGTGCTCTTTTGCAAGCTGATCCAGAATTCCGCGGAACTTTAAAACGCGCTGGTCTATTAACTCGTGATGCACGTATGAAAGAGCGTAAAAAATACGGTCTTAAAGGTGCACGCCGCGCGCCTCAGTTCTCAAAACGTTAA
- the rplM gene encoding 50S ribosomal protein L13, which translates to MRTTYMAKASEVERKWYVVDAEGKTLGRLASEVASILRGKNKPTFTPHVDTGDHVIIVNASKIELSGKKLTDKIYYRHSQFPGGLKSRTALEMRTNYSEKMLELAIKGMLPKGSLGRQMYKKLHVFAGAEHNHQAQKPEVYELRG; encoded by the coding sequence ATGCGTACTACGTATATGGCAAAAGCAAGTGAAGTAGAACGTAAATGGTATGTTGTTGACGCAGAAGGTAAAACTTTAGGTCGTCTTGCAAGTGAAGTAGCTTCAATCTTGCGCGGTAAAAACAAACCAACATTTACACCACATGTAGATACAGGTGATCACGTGATCATCGTAAATGCATCTAAAATTGAACTATCCGGTAAGAAATTAACTGACAAAATTTATTACCGTCACAGCCAATTTCCTGGCGGATTAAAATCTCGTACTGCTCTTGAAATGCGTACGAACTACTCTGAGAAAATGCTTGAGCTAGCTATCAAAGGCATGCTTCCAAAAGGTTCTCTTGGACGTCAAATGTATAAAAAACTACATGTTTTCGCTGGTGCAGAACATAACCATCAAGCACAAAAACCAGAAGTTTACGAACTTCGCGGATAA
- the truA gene encoding tRNA pseudouridine(38-40) synthase TruA has product MQRYKCIVAYDGTQFSGYQIQPNGRTVQGEIEKTLGKMHKKDCVQITGSGRTDAGVHAVGQVIHFDSELNIPEERWVKAINGQLPEDIAIQSVERAEEDFHARFSAKGKEYRYKVSLSKRKNPLIRNYVYHYPYPLDMEAVQEASRFLIGTHDFTSFCSAKTEVEDKVRTISAINVLETDQDEYTFQFIGNGFLYNMVRILVGTLLDSGAGKLNPKEFPKILKSKNRDMAGKTAPAKGLYLWKVMYDN; this is encoded by the coding sequence ATGCAGCGTTATAAGTGTATCGTAGCCTACGATGGCACCCAGTTTTCCGGTTATCAAATCCAGCCGAATGGAAGGACCGTTCAAGGGGAGATTGAGAAAACATTGGGAAAGATGCATAAAAAGGATTGTGTGCAAATCACTGGGTCGGGCAGGACGGACGCAGGTGTCCATGCTGTGGGGCAAGTGATTCATTTTGATTCTGAATTGAATATCCCTGAAGAACGATGGGTGAAGGCGATAAACGGGCAGTTGCCAGAAGATATCGCCATCCAATCCGTCGAAAGGGCGGAAGAAGATTTTCACGCCCGTTTTTCAGCAAAGGGAAAAGAATACCGGTATAAGGTAAGTTTAAGTAAACGAAAGAATCCATTAATCCGGAATTACGTATATCACTATCCATATCCATTGGATATGGAGGCTGTCCAGGAAGCATCACGCTTTTTGATCGGCACCCACGACTTCACGAGCTTTTGCTCTGCGAAGACGGAAGTGGAGGATAAGGTCCGGACCATCTCTGCCATCAATGTGTTGGAGACGGACCAGGATGAATATACATTCCAATTCATCGGCAATGGATTCTTGTACAACATGGTCCGAATCCTCGTTGGAACATTGCTGGATTCAGGTGCTGGAAAATTAAATCCAAAAGAATTCCCAAAAATTTTAAAAAGCAAAAATCGCGACATGGCTGGTAAAACAGCGCCTGCAAAGGGCTTGTATTTGTGGAAGGTGATGTATGACAACTAA
- a CDS encoding energy-coupling factor transporter transmembrane component T family protein, which produces MMEKMIFGRYVPVDSIIHKLDPRAKLIFVFAFICIVFLANNAATYGIMALFTLVLILMSRIPVIFLINGLKPILFLIIFTFFLHVFFTTGGALLFHFSFIRIYEEGLRQGIFISLRFLLLIFVTSLLTLTTSPISITDGLESLLNPFKKIKLPVHELALMMSISLRFIPTLMDETDKIMKAQTARGVDFTSGPIKDRVKAVIPLLIPLFVSSFKRAEELATAMEARGYRGGEGRSKYRLLKWTGADSLTILYLALMASLLIIFRS; this is translated from the coding sequence ATGATGGAGAAAATGATCTTTGGACGCTATGTCCCTGTTGATTCCATTATTCATAAGCTCGATCCGCGTGCAAAGCTGATCTTTGTGTTTGCATTCATATGTATCGTATTCTTAGCGAACAATGCGGCAACCTATGGCATTATGGCGTTGTTCACGCTAGTCCTGATCCTGATGTCGCGGATTCCCGTCATCTTTCTCATTAACGGGCTTAAGCCAATCTTGTTTTTGATCATCTTTACCTTTTTCCTTCATGTCTTTTTTACAACGGGAGGAGCTCTGCTTTTTCATTTCAGTTTCATTCGTATTTATGAAGAGGGACTAAGACAAGGGATATTCATATCTTTAAGGTTTTTGCTGCTTATTTTTGTGACATCGCTGCTGACGTTGACGACCTCTCCCATTTCCATTACGGATGGTCTTGAAAGCTTGCTGAACCCGTTCAAAAAGATCAAGCTGCCAGTTCATGAGCTTGCACTCATGATGTCCATTTCATTGAGATTCATTCCGACGCTCATGGATGAAACGGATAAAATCATGAAGGCACAAACGGCGAGGGGAGTCGATTTTACGAGCGGACCCATCAAAGATCGTGTCAAGGCGGTCATCCCTTTGTTGATCCCATTATTCGTCAGTTCGTTCAAACGGGCGGAAGAACTGGCAACTGCCATGGAAGCAAGGGGCTACCGCGGAGGTGAAGGCCGATCAAAATACAGGCTTTTGAAATGGACAGGAGCAGATTCACTCACCATCCTGTACTTGGCGCTGATGGCTTCGCTGCTCATTATATTCAGGTCTTGA
- a CDS encoding energy-coupling factor ABC transporter ATP-binding protein, whose translation MDISLNQVEYRYQAGSPFERLALQEVSFSIPSGTFLAIIGHTGSGKSTLLQHLNALLKPTKGTVQIGDRMISADKKEKHLKEIRQKVGIVFQFPEHQLFEETVEKDICFGPMNFGVSEQVAKQRAKELIKQVGLSEEILAKSPFDLSGGQMRRVAIAGVLAMNPDILVLDEPTAGLDPRGRKEIMDMFYRIHQEKGLSTILVTHSMEDAATYADEIVIMHKGRVRKQGAPREIFSVPDELLELGLDVPDVVRFQYMLEKNLGEKIGETCLTVDELSSMIAEWKRRRGDEQ comes from the coding sequence ATGGATATCTCATTAAATCAAGTTGAGTATCGGTACCAGGCAGGATCTCCTTTTGAAAGGCTGGCACTGCAAGAGGTAAGCTTTTCGATTCCTTCCGGCACCTTTCTTGCCATCATCGGCCATACGGGCTCGGGAAAATCGACATTGCTGCAGCATTTGAATGCACTGCTTAAGCCCACGAAAGGAACGGTCCAGATTGGCGATCGAATGATTTCGGCTGATAAAAAAGAAAAGCATCTAAAGGAAATAAGGCAAAAGGTCGGCATCGTCTTTCAATTTCCGGAACATCAATTGTTTGAGGAAACCGTTGAAAAGGATATTTGCTTTGGGCCGATGAATTTCGGCGTGTCTGAACAGGTAGCCAAACAGCGGGCAAAAGAATTGATCAAACAGGTCGGGCTTTCTGAAGAGATTTTGGCAAAATCGCCATTTGATCTATCTGGTGGACAAATGAGAAGGGTTGCGATAGCCGGTGTATTGGCGATGAACCCGGATATCCTTGTATTGGACGAACCGACTGCAGGCTTGGACCCGAGAGGCAGAAAAGAAATCATGGATATGTTTTATCGAATCCATCAAGAAAAAGGCCTGTCAACCATCCTTGTCACCCACAGTATGGAGGATGCTGCAACGTATGCAGATGAGATCGTCATCATGCATAAAGGCAGGGTCAGGAAACAAGGGGCACCAAGGGAAATATTTTCTGTTCCCGACGAACTTCTCGAACTGGGGCTCGATGTTCCTGATGTCGTGAGGTTCCAATATATGCTGGAAAAGAATTTGGGCGAGAAGATTGGCGAAACATGCCTGACCGTCGACGAACTTTCCTCAATGATTGCAGAGTGGAAGAGAAGACGAGGTGATGAACAATGA
- a CDS encoding energy-coupling factor ABC transporter ATP-binding protein has product MGRKLIQIQGVSFRYHGQDQFALDDISFDVMEGEWLAIVGHNGSGKSTLAKMLNGLHFPEKGQVSVSDTILSEQTIWEIRKQIGMVFQNPDNQFVGTTVQDDVAFGLENNGIPRDIMVKRVSDALDKVGMADFLDQEPHHLSGGQKQRVAIAGVLALQPQVIILDEATSMLDPRGREEVLSTIRELKKETNMTVISITHDLEEAAKADRIIVMNRGQVYKEGVPEEIFQLEEALTSLGLDIPFAIKMKRALQQKGIPIHDQYLTEEELVNALWISH; this is encoded by the coding sequence ATGGGAAGGAAACTGATTCAGATTCAGGGAGTATCTTTTCGATACCATGGCCAAGATCAATTTGCGTTGGATGACATATCCTTTGATGTAATGGAAGGCGAATGGCTTGCCATTGTCGGCCATAATGGATCAGGTAAATCAACATTGGCTAAAATGCTTAATGGATTGCATTTTCCGGAAAAAGGACAAGTTTCAGTCTCTGATACAATTTTGTCTGAACAGACAATCTGGGAAATCCGCAAACAAATAGGAATGGTGTTCCAAAACCCGGATAATCAATTTGTGGGCACTACAGTTCAAGATGATGTGGCTTTTGGGTTAGAAAACAATGGCATTCCAAGGGATATAATGGTGAAAAGAGTTTCAGATGCACTTGATAAAGTCGGAATGGCAGATTTTCTTGATCAAGAGCCGCACCATCTTTCTGGTGGACAGAAGCAGCGTGTGGCAATAGCAGGGGTACTCGCTCTGCAGCCGCAGGTGATCATCCTGGATGAAGCTACATCCATGCTCGATCCAAGGGGTCGTGAAGAAGTGCTTTCCACCATTAGGGAACTGAAAAAGGAAACAAACATGACGGTCATCTCCATCACGCATGATCTGGAAGAGGCTGCGAAAGCAGACCGAATCATCGTCATGAATCGCGGCCAGGTATACAAGGAAGGTGTCCCTGAAGAGATTTTTCAGCTTGAGGAAGCGCTGACATCCTTAGGACTGGATATTCCGTTTGCGATAAAGATGAAGAGAGCCCTCCAGCAAAAAGGTATCCCTATTCACGATCAATATTTAACAGAAGAAGAGTTGGTGAATGCCCTATGGATATCTCATTAA
- the rplQ gene encoding 50S ribosomal protein L17 — protein sequence MAYRKLGRTSAQRKAMLRDLATDLIISERIETTETRAKELRSVVEKMITLGKRGDLHARRQAGAFIRNEVANAETNQDALQKLFADIAPRYAERQGGYTRIMKMGPRRGDGAPMVIIELV from the coding sequence ATGGCATACAGAAAGTTAGGACGTACAAGCGCTCAACGTAAAGCGATGTTACGTGACTTAGCAACTGACCTTATCATCAGCGAGCGTATCGAAACGACTGAAACTCGTGCGAAAGAATTGCGTTCAGTTGTTGAAAAAATGATTACTCTTGGTAAACGTGGTGATTTGCATGCACGCCGTCAAGCTGGTGCTTTCATCCGTAACGAAGTAGCTAACGCTGAAACAAACCAAGATGCACTACAAAAATTATTCGCTGATATCGCTCCACGTTATGCTGAGCGTCAAGGTGGATACACTCGTATCATGAAAATGGGTCCTCGCCGCGGTGACGGTGCTCCAATGGTGATCATCGAGTTAGTTTAA
- a CDS encoding DNA-directed RNA polymerase subunit alpha: protein MIEIEKPKIETVEISDDANFGKFVVEPLERGYGTTLGNSLRRILLSSLPGAAVTSIQIDGVLHEFSTIEGVVEDVTSIILNIKKLALKIYSDEEKTLEIDVQGEGVVTAADITHDSDVEILNPDLHIATLGKNANFRMRLNAKRGRGYTPADQNKREDLPIGVIPIDSIYTPVSRVNYQVENTRVGQMTNYDKLSLDVWTDGSIGPKEAISLGAKILTEHLNIFVGLTDEAQNAEIMVEKEEDQKEKVLEMTIEELDLSVRSYNCLKRAGINTVQELANKTEEDMMKVRNLGRKSLEEVKAKLEELGLGLRKDD, encoded by the coding sequence ATGATCGAAATTGAAAAACCAAAAATTGAAACGGTTGAGATCAGCGATGATGCCAATTTTGGTAAGTTTGTCGTAGAGCCACTTGAGCGTGGATATGGTACAACTTTGGGTAACTCCTTACGTCGTATCCTATTATCTTCACTCCCTGGTGCCGCTGTCACTTCTATCCAAATCGATGGAGTACTGCATGAGTTTTCAACAATTGAAGGCGTCGTTGAGGATGTAACATCCATTATCTTGAATATTAAAAAGCTTGCCCTTAAGATTTATTCTGATGAAGAAAAGACGCTTGAGATTGACGTACAGGGTGAGGGAGTTGTCACTGCAGCTGACATTACTCATGATAGTGATGTAGAAATCTTAAACCCAGATTTACACATCGCGACTCTTGGTAAAAATGCAAACTTCCGTATGCGTCTTAATGCAAAACGTGGTCGCGGGTATACTCCAGCCGATCAAAACAAGCGTGAGGACCTTCCTATCGGTGTGATTCCTATCGATTCGATCTATACCCCGGTATCACGTGTAAACTACCAAGTAGAAAATACACGTGTCGGCCAAATGACGAATTATGATAAACTTTCGTTGGATGTATGGACAGACGGTAGTATCGGTCCGAAAGAAGCGATTTCCTTAGGCGCTAAGATTTTAACTGAGCACTTAAATATTTTTGTCGGTTTAACAGACGAAGCTCAAAATGCTGAAATCATGGTTGAAAAAGAAGAAGACCAGAAAGAAAAAGTCCTTGAGATGACGATCGAGGAATTGGACCTTTCCGTTCGTTCTTACAACTGCTTGAAGCGTGCTGGCATCAACACAGTACAGGAGTTGGCTAATAAAACCGAAGAAGATATGATGAAGGTGCGCAACTTAGGTCGTAAATCTTTGGAAGAAGTCAAGGCTAAGTTAGAAGAACTAGGTTTAGGCTTGCGCAAAGACGACTGA
- the rpsK gene encoding 30S ribosomal protein S11 produces MARKQNTRKRRVKKNIEAGIAHIRSTFNNTIVTITDVHGNAISWSSAGALGFRGSRKSTPFAAQMAAETAAKTSIEHGLKTLEVTVKGPGAGREAAIRALQAAGLDVTAIKDVTPVPHNGCRPPKRRRV; encoded by the coding sequence ATGGCACGTAAACAAAACACTCGTAAACGTCGTGTGAAAAAGAATATCGAAGCTGGTATTGCACACATTCGTTCAACATTTAACAATACAATCGTAACAATCACTGATGTTCATGGAAATGCTATTTCTTGGTCATCTGCAGGTGCGCTTGGATTCAGAGGTTCTCGTAAATCCACTCCTTTCGCAGCTCAAATGGCAGCAGAAACGGCAGCAAAGACTTCTATCGAACACGGTTTGAAAACTTTAGAAGTAACAGTTAAAGGTCCTGGAGCAGGTCGTGAAGCTGCTATCCGTGCGCTTCAAGCTGCTGGTCTTGATGTAACTGCTATTAAAGACGTTACTCCAGTTCCTCATAACGGATGCCGTCCACCAAAACGTCGCCGTGTTTAA